One window of Nicotiana tomentosiformis chromosome 11, ASM39032v3, whole genome shotgun sequence genomic DNA carries:
- the LOC138900679 gene encoding F-box protein PP2-B11-like, which translates to MQGQWIAARDLSITWVDNPQYWTWKTVDPNIEVAELRRVAWLDIYGKIETKNLIRKTSYAVYLVFKLTDNPRELERATASLRFVNEVAEGAGIEGTTVFISKKKELPGELGRFPHLRSDGWLEIKLGEFFNNLGEDGEVEMRLMEINDKTWKSGIIVKGFDIRPN; encoded by the exons ATG CAAGGCCAGTGGATAGCCGCAAGAGACCTTTCAATTACATGGGTGGACAATCCTCAGTACTGGACATGGAAAACTGTTGATCCTAA TATTGAAGTGGCGGAGCTTCGTAGGGTAGCTTGGCTTGACATTTATGGAAAGATCGAGACAAAAAATCTCATTCGAAAGACTAGTTATGCTGTATATTTAGTGTTCAAGTTAACAGATAACCCTCGTGAACTTGAACGAGCCACAGCATCGCTAAGATTTGTGAACGAAGTGGCGGAGGGCGCTGGCATTGAGGGTACCACTGTTTTCATCTCGAAGAAAAAGGAATTACCAGGAGAACTTGGCCGGTTCCCACATCTCCGAAGTGATGGCTGGTTAGAAATCAAGCTTGGTGAGTTTTTCAACAACTTAGGAGAGGATGGTGAAGTCGAAATGAGGTTGATGGAAATCAATGACAAAACTTGGAAATCTGGCATCATTGTTAAGGGCTTCGACATTCGTCCAAACTAA